Proteins encoded in a region of the Esox lucius isolate fEsoLuc1 chromosome 9, fEsoLuc1.pri, whole genome shotgun sequence genome:
- the LOC117594919 gene encoding uncharacterized protein LOC117594919 has protein sequence MLRTNNRGATEFVVEGQHLNINSLRPMIPENKYIQKDIPLFPHPEFHVKDVCHITTLKGLKRIMNSSGLKAGRGGFIWWGLHIAKEEIAAANNRFLRKKSLHPENHQFLSQFTTSPVFQEGSRYGNFKFTFPLEDLMQMYQEQICGGTMPVLRIYKTTVYKQEIMYSVVVHSAEVEEFDGYPRLPVEDNEGICAYRNGQIVWHAEAICQTHRNELIINEDGTFETRLMNRHEFFVWDHVTLAFHIRDPQTLEVDERILKDNLYPCEATNPFLQSMFERLELQKAEEVVASIKQIPVL, from the coding sequence ATGCTGCGAACAAATAATAGAGGTGCAACTGAGTTTGTTGTTGAAGGACAGCATCTGAATATTAACAGCTTGAGACCAATGATcccagaaaataaatacatacagaaaGATATTCCGCTATTCCCTCACCCTGAATTTCACGTGAAGGATGTCTGTCACATCACAACATTAAAAGGCCTGAAAAGAATAATGAATTCCAGTGGATTGAAAGCAGGTAGAGGCGGTTTCATCTGGTGGGGTCTTCACATCGCCAAGGAGGAAATTGCAGCTGCAAATAATCGCTTCCTTCGAAAGAAATCCCTTCACCCAGAAAACCATCAATTCCTGAGTCAATTCACGACATCCCCAGTCTTCCAGGAGGGATCTCGGTATGGAAACTTCAAGTTCACCTTCCCCTTGGAGGATCTCATGCAGATGTACCAAGAGCAGATCTGTGGAGGAACGATGCCTGTCCTAAGAATCTATAAAACCACAGTTTACAAACAGGAGATCATGTACTCAGTGGTTGTCCATAGTGCAGAGGTGGAGGAGTTTGATGGGTATCCACGTCTTCCTGTTGAGGATAATGAGGGAATATGTGCTTATAGAAACGGACAGATTGTCTGGCATGCAGAGGCAATATGTCAAACCCATAGAAATGAGCTGATCATCAATGAAGACGGGACATTTGAAACAAGACTAATGAATAGACATGAGTTTTTTGTTTGGGACCATGTGACACTGGCTTTCCATATACGAGACCCCCAGACACTTGAGGTAGATGAGAGAATACTAAAAGACAATCTCTATCCTTGTGAGGCTACTAACCCTTTTCTCCAAAGCATGTTTGAGAGGTTAGAGCTACAAAAAGCAGAAGAGGTGGTTGCTTCCATAAAGCAGATACCTGTGCTGTGA